CCGTTCAGTCGGAAGGACGAAGTTTCCCCGACAGGTCCGACAGGGCGCCGAGCCACGGGTAGATGCATTGCACTGAGGTCATCACCGACACCTTGACCGCGATTGGTCATGGGCAGACGTGTCACGCCACGGCACCAGGAAGCCCCGGCCCTTCCCAACAGCAGGCACACGTGTCACGCCACGGCGCCAGGACGGTCCGGCTCCGCTCATGACTCCAAACGTGCAAATAGAGATGACTGAGGAAGGGCTCCTCAGCGTCCGTCAGGCACGCAGCCCGATGACGGCTACTCGGCGCACGATGACCGTCAGCACGTGCCTCACATGGCAGTGCGGGAGGTCCTCAGCGCAGCGCGAGAGCCCAACGCCTACTTCGATGCGGGGTTAGGAAGGTGGATCAAGCGCGTCGCCCTCCGGACGCTCTCCACAGCCACCAAGGAAGCGCGCAGCCGCGCGCATGTACGCAGCACAGTGGGGAACACATCGCCCTCCAGGGAACGCCAGAATGGACTACACCATTTAAATACAGTCCATTTGACCCTGGAATGACATTCGCACAAGCTCACAAACGCCGGAAACCCATGAAAGGGCTTGGAGGCAGCGCTCGCTGGGTTAAGGGAAGGTGACGTTGCCCAGGGTGACGGTGCGGGGGCCATTCGCCTCCCACAGCTTCAGGGTGAAGGGGCCTCGGATCGAAGCGGGAGTACCTTGCGCTTCAACAACCACCTGCCGGAGCACCCCGGGGGCGGCGGGTTCGGCCTGCCACACTTGCAGCACCGTCAACTCTTCGCCTGACTTGCCTCTCAGCGACGCCCCGCTTGCCGTCCACGGCTGCGCCCCCGGCGGAGCCTCCAACCAAACCTCAAGCGCAACTCGCTCGAGGGAGCGATAACTGTAGGCGTTGCGCAATGCCAATGCGCTAGTGGGCGTGCGAACAACAGAACTGCTCAGGTCGCGTGCCTCCACGCCCTGCCGCGCCATCACCTGTGTGGAGATGAGGCCTGTCAGCCCTCCTGGAGCACCTCGTTCAGCTCGGAGTCGATTGAGTTCATCGCGCAGTCGCTCCGCCTCGGCCCGCGCTTCCCGCGCCTCCTGCTGGTACGACTCTACCGTCCGCCGCCTGCGAGACACTTCCACGACAGGCTCAGCCTTCGCAGGATGCACATTCAACAAGAAGGTGGCGCTTGCCGGGACTGCGCCATCCTGGAAGTGCACCGTAAGCCGGAGTCGCTCGTTGGGAGAAAGACGATCCGACGGCACGAGCCTCAGCGTGGCGGTGCCAATGTCCACAAGCGAAAACCGCTCACGCCCTTCCAGATCAATGCGCTCGCGCCTCAGCTCCGAATCAAAGTAGAGGCCGGTTGAAAGCCCAGGACTCACCTCGACTTCGACCGCTGTTCGAGAGTCCTCTGGCACCAACTCGACACGACGAATCACGCTATTCGCTGCGGAGTTCGCCGATTGGGCATGAGCCACCCCACCCAGAATAAGAAGACACGAGCAGAACCCCGCAAACGTAGAAGACACGCAGTTGATGCTCCGTAGCGTGACCAGCCCCAATGCTGGCAACAGCAGTTCATGAAGTGAGAGTCAGCGCCTCATTCGAACTCGCGCACCGCCCTTACTTCAAGGTCAGACCAGACGCGGATCTTGCTGGAGTCGTTACCACCACTTTCCAGTTCTAGGCCACGCGCACCACCTGTCGACAGTACCTCCAAGCACACGGGAAAGGTCCCTTCGCGAGTTCGTGCTCGCGTCAGCCGACCGTAGACGCGGTCGCCCAGGATGAGGCGCCCGGTGAATACCGTTCCATCACCAAGCTTCCCCCACTTCCCATACATGCGGATCTGCGTTGGCCCCTCTCGCACGGAGATGACCCTTGACTCCCCTTTGATAGGGAATCCACCAGGATGGGAATACCCGACCTTGACTCCCAACTTCGCCATGGTCTCGACAGCTCCTTCTGGGCAGTCCTCGGGCTCGGGTGGCGGACGTACCTGGGCGCCGGTGCACGCGAACGTGGCGCAGAGGGCCGTCGTCGCCAGGGCACTGCTGACGCTCCTCGTGGCCTTCTTGGCAGGCACTGGCGGGGAGGTCGGGGAGTCACTCTTCGTCGTCGTCACGGTGGCAGTCACCTCGGGAAGCGTCGCAGGGGGCGCGACGGCCGCAGGTGTTGCCTCCGGCCCGGTGGGAGCTGCGGCCGGGGCAGCTTGAGGTTTTTCTATATATGGCGCTACTTCTTGGCCGGTGACAGCCTGCGGCTGCGGTGAGTCCGTCCGCAGTGAGAAGTACGCCCCCGACGCGAGGGTCATGGCCAGCAGCCCCGCTCCCAGCACACGCCCCAGCCGGAGTCGC
This Myxococcus xanthus DNA region includes the following protein-coding sequences:
- a CDS encoding DUF2381 family protein, giving the protein MPALGLVTLRSINCVSSTFAGFCSCLLILGGVAHAQSANSAANSVIRRVELVPEDSRTAVEVEVSPGLSTGLYFDSELRRERIDLEGRERFSLVDIGTATLRLVPSDRLSPNERLRLTVHFQDGAVPASATFLLNVHPAKAEPVVEVSRRRRTVESYQQEAREARAEAERLRDELNRLRAERGAPGGLTGLISTQVMARQGVEARDLSSSVVRTPTSALALRNAYSYRSLERVALEVWLEAPPGAQPWTASGASLRGKSGEELTVLQVWQAEPAAPGVLRQVVVEAQGTPASIRGPFTLKLWEANGPRTVTLGNVTFP